A stretch of the Lolium perenne isolate Kyuss_39 chromosome 3, Kyuss_2.0, whole genome shotgun sequence genome encodes the following:
- the LOC127341258 gene encoding uncharacterized protein: MSNPSPSSRTETLIPMPISAPAPFGLLGPLSIIAGHGNRDLDKLPAHIMVPVDSERAVLVSIDERGKYMVSDPYARIPGIIGGQVMATTAYGEGPLVFVDLADGRYCGTYPFSAARVRSIEQVVKAVCADLSRSRPSFLLHGHEEDAPLQQPAASSSKGLLHTATLDATSSICPQAEALTLPGTPIFARGQPDWGMEFYIRPGHGGSFHTYPDVGGPFQSIEQADKAIDKYLHGRRHPKMCMEQAGVSLREMGIRRCLFWPDGTMKKRTKSYIFQKGHEHMCRLVRAVVDQYNEYHKLGEDRKYELKDVTEQQSFHEDEDWYRHLNITASSEGFDKQFFVELKNTRQEGLRHAEWVVSCFSMVDSNDNGYCKGCPNDVKHPNKADAYSGGQVGPEEILEDPDPWSDSDEDETSRERRIRRKYDVPRKPFVYPACATPKPGHVM, translated from the exons ATGTCCAATCCATCCCCTTCCTCGAGgactgaaaccctaatccccatGCCAATCTCGGCTCCAGCCCCCTTCGGCCTCCTCGGGCCACTGTCCATCATCGCCGGCCATGGCAATCGGGACTTGGACAAGTTGCCGGCGCACATCATGGTTCCCGTCGATAGCGAGAGGGCGGTTCTTGTTTCCATCGATGAGCGCGGGAAGTACATGGTGAGCGATCCTTACGCGCGCATACCTGGAATCATAGGCGGGCAAGTCATGGCCACTACAGCCTACGGCGAAGGGCCGCTGGTATTCGTCGACCTTGCCGACGGGCGGTACTGCGGCACATACCCTTTTTCTGCCGCGCGGGTCAGAAGCATCGAGCAAGTCGTCAAGGCAGTCTGTGCTGACTTGAGCCGCTCCCGCCCCTCCTTCCTCCTCCATGG GCATGAAGAAGACGCCCCGCTGCAGCAACCGGCTGCTTCATCCTCCAAGGGACTGCTCCACACTGCAACACTGGATGCCACCTCCTCGATCTGTCCGCAAGCAGAGGCACTAACTCTTCCTGGGACACCCATTTTCGCCCGGGGACAGCCTGATTGGGGTATGGAGTTTTACATCAGGCCTGGTCATGGAGGGTCATTCCACACATATCCGGATGTGGGCGGCCCGTTTCAGTCCATAGAGCAAGCTGATAAGGCTATTGATAAATACCTTCATGGCCGCCGCCATCCAAAAAT GTGCATGGAGCAAGCTGGTGTTTCTCTGCGGGAGATGGGTATACGCCGGTGTCTTTTCTGGCCTGATGGCACGATGAAGAAGCGTACCAAGTCATATATATTTCAGAAAGGCCATGAGCATATGTGCAGGTTGGTCCGCGCTGTGGTGGACCAGTATAACGAGTATCACAAGCTCGGAGAG GATCGTAAGTATGAACTGAAAGATGTTACAGAACAACAGTCATTTCATGAGGACGAAGACTGGTACCGCCATTTGAATATCACTGCAAGTTCTGAAGGGTTTGACAAACAATTCTTTGTTGAACTAAAAAATACAAGACAAGAAGGACTTAGACATGCAGAATGGGTAGTCAGTTGTTTCAGCATGGTTGACTCTAATGATAATG GTTACTGCAAAGGTTGTCCAAATGATGTGAAGCACCCAAACAAAGCTGACGCATACAGTGGTGGTCAAGTGGGCCCAGAGGAGATACTTGAAGATCCGGATCCATGGAGCGACTCTGATGAAGAT GAGACCAGTAGGGAGCGTAGGATAAGACGTAAGTATGATGTTCCGAGGAAACCTTTTGTGTACCCTGCGTGTGCTACACCCAAGCCTGGGCACGTAATGTGA